GGATGGGCGAGCAGGCACCGAGAGCGTCCGGCAAGCCCGGCGGCTATCCCGGAGATGGTCATGGAGGAGGAGGAACTGGCTAGCGTGGTGGCGTCATCCGCGCCCTCGTCCATCCTCTCGAACAGTTCGAGCTTGAGGGGAAGGGACTCGGGAGCACACTCCTGGACATGGACGGCGCCGTCCATCGCCTCGCTCAGATCGCCGGTGACCGCCAGCCGGGCGACAATCTCGCCGGGCGCCTCGTCCAGAAGACCGAAGCCGTCCAACTCGCCCAGCCGGACCTTCACCTCCTCGACCAGGACCCCGCGACGGCGCCCCTCCGGTTCGAACACCGTGGTGACGTGGCCGGCCCGAGCGAAGACGATCGCCCAGCCGACACCGATCGACCCTCCCCCGACTATGCCTATTCGACCGCGGCCACGGTCATGCCGAGCCGGGGAGTCCGATCCTCCCACTTACTCAAGCGCGAGCGGGGTAGTGGTTAGTGGTCTGTCTGCGAAACAACCGGGTGCTCTGGCGGCCATCGGCGCCCCGTCGCTGCGTTCCGCTTCCTCAACGTACCCTGCGGGTACGCCTTCGTCAGCGGGCCTTGCGAGGAACACCGCTGCCGACGCCATACCACACCGCCATTACACAGACAGACCACTAGAGACCGAACGACTCGGCCAGCGAATCGGCCTCCTCGACCAGCGGCATCAGCCTCGCCATCCGTTCGCGGCCCTCCTCGCCCAACTCGGCGTAGGTGGTCAGCGGCGCTCTCACGTCACCCATCGGGTGACCGACCGCGGCCGCGAGCGCCTTGGAGTAGCACTGGTGGCCATAGGTCGGATGGCCCTCGGCGATCGCGTGCTCGATCCGGTCGATCGGGCGCCAGATGGCCCGGGCGTCGTCGATACGGCCGGCCTCGAGCAGCTCGAAGATACGGCCGGAAGCCCGAGGTAGGTAGTTGCCGAACGGGTTGACGTAGCCGATCGCCCCAAGCAGGTAGGAGTCGACCACCCACTCACCGGCGTATACCTTCATCCGGCCCCCGGAGGCTTCTATCACCTCCGGCACGCGGGAGAGATGCATGCTGGACTCCTTGACGTACTGCACCGACTCCAACTCCAAACACAGCTTGGCCTGGAGCTTGGCCGACATGTCCACATTGGAGGTGACCGGGTTGTTGTAGAGCATGATCGGGATCGAGATGGCCGCGTCGATCGCCTCGTAGTACCTGAAAATCTCGTCGTCGGTGGGCGTGTAGTAGTAGGGCGGGATGATCATCACGCCGTCGGCGCCCAGATCCTCCGCCTGGCGGCTGTGGCGGACCGCATTCGGCGTGTGGGCGTTCATCGTGCCGATGATCACCGGCATGCGCCCATCGATGTGGTTGACGTACGTCTCCACGATCTGGCGGCGCTCCTCGTCGCTCACCGTCAGGAACTCCCCCGTGCTGCCCAGCGCGATGATTCCCGGCACGCCGACCTCCAGCTGCCAGTCCAGGAAGTTCTTCAACGCTCCGAAGTCGATGCCCGAGGCGTCCTCCGTGAAAGGAGTGACCGATACCGTGTAACTGCCCCGAAACTCTTTGGCCATCATTCCTCCAGTCGCCAGTCCTGCCACTCTAGGAGGGTACCGAAGAATCTCCAGGTTGGCCCCATAGCCGGCAACAAATCCCCGGGTCGAGACATGGCGGGCAAGCTAGCCCCGTCTCTCTCAGCACCTCCTAATCGGGCGCTATAGCAGTCCCGGCGACCTCGCCGATGGACACGGGGCGGATCGGGGCCTGGGGGGCGAAGCCGGAGAACTCCCCGAGCGCCAGTCCTGATGCCTCGGCGGCCACGGCGAGCACCGACGGGCTGCAGTAGCGGCCCTGGCACTTGCCCATGCCGGCCCGCGTCAGGCGCTTGGTCGCACCGGCAGACGTGGCGCCGCCGGCCGCTGCTTCTCGTAACTCGCCGAGGGTGACGGATTCGCACCGGCAGACGAGGGTGGTGTCGTGGGCCAACTCGGTTGTCAGTGGCTCCGCCCGATAGAGGCCGCGGAGGTGGTGCTGGAAGCGCCGGTGCCGGAGGAGGGTCTTGCGGACGGGCGACAAGGCTCGGTCCAGGTGGTCGGGCGACACGGCTCCGAGGTCCGCCAGGACATCGCCGCCGGCGATGGCGCCGAGGGCGGTCGCCACGTAGGCGCCGTTGATCCCCCCGGCGTCTCCCACCACCCAGACCGAGTCGAGCGACGTCCGCCCGGTGGCTGTGCGAACCGCAACCAGCGTGCCGGAGCCCGGGTCGTAGCGATGATCGCACCCCAGGGCGCGGGAGATCTCGTTGGCCGGGATGAACCCGTAACCGAGGCAGACCGCGTCGGCGGCGAACTCCCGCTCCGTTCCCGGTACCGGACTGCCGAAAGCGTCCAGGCGGGCCACGACCGCCGCCTCCGCTCGCTCGTCGCCTCGTATCTCCACCACCGAGGCGCGGTCGATGACCGGAACCCGGGCCAGGGTGGTCCGGTAGGAGAACCCCTTGGCGACCAACTCCGGCGCTGCGGCAAGCATCCCGGCGCCGCTGCCGAGGTTGCGCCACCACCGGAGATCCGCCTGCTCGGCCAGCGCCACAACTTCGACCCCGGCTCTGACCAGTTCGGCCGCAACCTGCATGTTGAGCGGGCCGTTGCCGGATAGGACCACCCGCTCCCCCGGGGCGACCTGGCTCGATCTGAGCAGGGTCTGGGCGGCCCCGGTCGTCATCACGCCGGGCAGGGTCCAGCCCGGGATGGGAACGGGTCGCTCGTGGGCACCGGTCGCGAGCACGAGCCGCCGGGGCCGGAACACCCAGTCGCAGTCCTCGCTCCTGGCGGCCAGCGAGTCGGGCGCGAAGGCCCCCCACAGGGTGACATCGTTGAGAAACCGGACCCCGGCTTCGTGCGCCCGAGCGATCAGCTTGCGTCCGGCCCGGTACTGGGAATCGATCCGCGAATCGTCGATGGCCCGCTCCGGCGGAGGTTGCTTGTAGAACTGGCCTCCGAGCTTGGAGCGCTCGTCGATGACCACCACGTCAACCCCGTGCCCGGCGATGACCGAAGCCACCGAGAGACCTCCCGGCCCGCCACCGACCACCAGAACCGTCGGCGAGAGTTCACGCCTCGGTCGGTCGCCCGGGGAGACGTCCGGGGGTCCGGGAGCGGCCGGCTGCAGGCTTACCTCCTGCCCGTCCTCCACGCCGGTCATGCAGGCCAGCGTCCCCGGCCGATCATCGACCACCACCGCGCACTCGTGGCAGGCGCCCATCCCGCAGAAGACACCCCGCCGGCCTCCGTCCACCGCTTCGCGCAGACCCATCTCGCCGTCAGCGACCAGCGCCGACGCCAGCGTATCGCCCACCACCCCCTCCACCGGATGGCCCTCGAAGGTCAGCCGGACCGATTCTGCGGGAGGCTCGACCCCCGGTACGCCGACCCGCACGCTCGGATCAGCCTTCGAGCCCGTTCTTGCGGCGGTACGCTCGCCAGGTGGTGGCCCACCGGTCGGGATCGTCCAGCCCGCTCCCGACCACCCGGTGGATGGGCTGGTTGTGGGGAGCGGTCTTGACCAACTCGGGATCGGTGCGTGCCTCCTCGCAGATGGCCGCTATGACATCGATCCAGTAGTCAAGGTCCTCGACCGACCACATCTCCCCCGCTTCGGGCGTGAACGGCTCCGGGATGAACCAGGGCTCGTGGCTCATCCAGAAGGCATCCACGCCGTAGTCGACCATCCGGTTGGCGACGTCGACGGTGGTGACCCCGGTCTCCTCCGTGAGCTCGCCCAGGCTGTAGCGGGTCATCTCCATCCGGTACTCGTCCAGATGGGGTAGGCCCTTGGACACACCGGGGATCCGGAGTAGGCGGGTCTCCATGTAGTTGTTGGCCAGCAGCGACAGGTCGGCCGCCTCCTTGACCCCCGCCGCGCCCAGCGCCCGGAGCCACGAGTAGGCCTTGATGATGACCGGGATGTTGCCCAGGTACTCGCGCACCTGCGTGCTGCCGGCGTGCTCGGGCACCCTGATGGCGAACGCTCCGTCGTCTCCCTTGACCACCACCGGCGCGGTCAGGTACGGGGCCAGCTCTTCCGAGCACCCGTAGGCGCCCACCGCCGGTCCGCCGCCCGCCTTGGGAGCGCCGAAGGTCTTGTGAAGCATCATCATGCAGGCATCGAAGCCCAGATCCCGGGCCCGGATCCGGCCCATCACGCCGTTGAAGTTGGCGGTGTCGTAGAAGCAGAGCCCGCCCACGGAGTGGACGATGTCCACCCACTCCTTGATGTGGGGGTTGTAGATGCCGATGTCGTCCGGGTTGTTGACCATCAGGGCCGCTGTACGCTCGGATGCCGCCGCCCGGAGCGCTTCCACCGACGCGTAGCCCTTCTCCTCGAGGGGAAGGTTGATCACGTCGAATCCGGCCGCCGCGGCGGTGGCGGGATTGCATGGATGGGCCTGGACGGTGGTGATGATCTCCCGCCGTTGGGCCAGATCTCCGCGGGCCTCGTGGTAGGCCCTGGTCACCGTGGCGTGGAGGAAGGCGGCGTCGGCGCCTCCTCCCGGCTGGAACACGAACTGGTCCATGCCGGTCAGATCCCGAAGCATCCGGTCGAGCCCATGGATGACCTCTAGCGTGCCCTGGAGGGTCTCGACGTCCTGATCGGGATGGGTCTCGGCCACGAAAGGCTGCCGGGTGAGCGCCTCGGTAACGCGCGGGTTGTACTTCATGGTGCAGGTGCCGAACAGGCTGATTCCCATCATCCCCAGCACCTCCTGGCTGAGATGCAGGTAGTGGCGCAGCACCTCGGGCTCCGAGAGCTCGGGTAGGTCGGCCGGGCGGCCCCGGCGCAGGGACTCGGGGATCAGGTCGGAGGTGTCACCCACCACCCCGTCGAGATCGGGTTCGTCCACGGGGAAGAGCTGCCCCCTGCGGCCCGGGGCGCCCATCTCCATCACCAGAGGCTCGTCCCAGACCGCGGCGTGGTACTTCCTCAATCCGTTGGTGGTCATCGGGTCACCTCCTCCAGCGCAGCGGTCAGGCGGTCAATGTCGGCCCGGCTATGCACCTCGGTCACGCAGTAGAGAGCGCTCTGGCCCAGATCGGGGAAGTCGCTGCTCAGGTCGCGGCCGCCGAAGATGCCGTGGTCCCTGAGGCGCCGGTTGATCTCGGCCACCGGGATGCCCGTGCCGTCGAAACCGACCACGAACTCCTTGAAGAAGCCGGTCGGCCATGGCAACGACACCCCCGGCACGGCTGCCAGTCGCCTGGCCGCGTAGTGGCTCCTCCGGAGGATCGCTCCGCCCAACTCCTCGAAGCCGGCCGGTCCCAGTACCGACATGTAGGCGGCGTTGGCGATCGCCCACAGATAGACCGAGTTCCCGGTCCAGTCCTTGCCGTCCTCCCGGGAGCCGTATGAACTCTGCTGGAAGAGAGCGAGTCCGAACGCCCGCTCCCCCTCGTGGGTGGTGTCGGTGAGGCTGACCTGAAGAGTGGGGTACTCCCGGGCGTAGCGTTCCTCGTCCCGGGTGGCGATGAAGCCCCCGACCCCGCCGCCGCCGTTCATGTGGATGCCGAGCGGCTGGGTGGTCCCGACCGCGATGTCGGCGCCGTAGTCGGAGGGCGGGACGATCACGCCGAGCGAGGTCGGATCGACGCCGACGATGGTCTCGGCCCCCGCGGCTCTGGCCATACGCGCGATCTCGGCGGCCCGATCCTCGATCACACCGAGGTAGGCGGGGTTCTCGAAGTAGACCGCGGCAACTCCGTCGTCAAGACGGCTGTCGAGGTCGGCCAGGTCGAGGCGTCCGGTGGCCGGGTCGTAACCCACATGGGCGATCTCGATGTGGCCCTCCTGCTCCGGGAACCCGGCGTACGTGCGGGCCACGTCCAGACGCTGCGGATCCATGAGGGCCGGAACCAGGACCCGGCCGCGTCCCGTCATCCGGGTCGCCATCCGCATCGAGTGGCCCACGGCGGCGCCCCAGCTGTATACGGGCAGGCCCACGAATTCCATCCCCACCAACTCCCCCAACTGGCTGGCGAACTCGAACCAGGCCTGATTGCGGCCCAAGTCGGATGAACCTGTACCCCACACCGAGGTCAGGAACTCGCTGCGGGTCCATATCTCATCACAAATGGCCGGCACGTGGTGCTGCCAGGTGCCGCCTCCCAGGAAGCTGAGGTTGTCCTCGCAGTGCTCGTTCTTCCCGAGCACCCCGGTCATATGTCGCTTCAGCTCCACCTCCGAGACGAGGGGCTCTGGCAGTTCGAACCGCCGGGTGGTCACATGTTCGTCGGGTATCTGCTCGAACAGTTCATCGACGGTGGCCGCGCCGATCGCGTTGAGCATGTGCTTCTTGGTCTCCTCCGTAGAGTTGGCCATGTAGGGGTGGGCTCTGTTCACTCCATCACACCTTCGGTCTCGCGCTGATCTTGCTGACCCCTAACTCTACCGATGGAGCCTGCGCCGCGGACCAGGTGGTGGACCGCACGCAATCTCGCACCTTCCACCGGCGGACCACTAGCTTGGTGCGTCATGGAGCAAGCTGGGCCCATCCGGTTGGGCTTGATCGTCAACCCGATCGCGGGAATGGGGGGATCGGTGGGCCTCCACGGCACCGACGGTGACACCTACCGGCAGGCCGCCGCCCTCGGAGCGGTCCCCATCGCCCACCGGCGGGCGGGCCGGGCCGTCAGGTTGCTGGCGGACGCCCTACCAGACCTGCCGATTCTCGCCGGCGGCTGTGACATGGGAGAGACCGTCGCTCGAGAGGCCGGGTTCCTACCGGAGGTGGTGCCGGTGCGGTCGGGCCCGACCACCTCGTCCGACACTCGCCGGGTAGCCGCCCGGATGTTGGAGGGGGGCGTCGGCTTGATCGCCTTCGCCGGAGGGGACGGGACCGCCCGCGACATCGTGGCGGTGGTCGGTACCGAGGTTCCAGTGGTGGGCATCCCCACCGGTGTCAAGATGCATTCCGCCGTGTTCGGGAACACGCCGGAGGCGGCCGGCGCCATGGCGGCCCGCTACCTGGCGACGCCTGACAAGGTCCCTCTGACCAGGCGAGAGGTGTTGGACGCCGGGGACGACCCGGGCCACGTAGCCGGCTTCTCGGTAGCATCCGTCCCCTTCGTCCGTGACCTTCTCCAGCCGGGCAAGGCCACCACGGCGCTCGGGGACGACGCCAGCCTGGACCGCCTGTGCAAGAAGCTCGCCGACGAAATGGCGCCCGATCATCTCTACGTGCTCGGACCCGGCACCACGGTGGCCCGGATCCTCGACCACCTGGACCTGGAGGGGACCCTGGCCGGAGTGGACGTGGTTCGCGACCGCCGGATGGTCGCCGCCAACGTCACAGCCTCCGAACTGGTCGCCCTTCTGTCGCCAGGCGTTCCGGCCACGATCTACCTAGGGGTGATAGGCGGCCAGGGTTTCCTGCTCGGCAGAGGCAACCAGCAGATCAGCCCTGAGGTGGTCAGCCGGGTCGGGGAGGACAACGTAACGATCCTGGCAGGCGAGGAGAAGGTAAGCCTCCTGGACCCGCCCGTCCTCCGGGTGGACACCGGCGTGGAAGCGGCCCGGCCGGTCATGCTGGGATATCGCAGGGTCCACACCGCCCCCGGTCGCAGCACGGTCATGAAAGTGGTCACCTAGGAGGGTACTGAAGAATGTCGAGTTGGCCCGTTATCCGGCGATGAGACCCCCGGTCAACGCATCGTGGGCCAAGCTATCCCCGTCTTTTTCAGCACCCTCCTGAACCGCCGACGACAGGACCGGTCCGAGCCCTCCTACGGCTGCTGTCTGGTCGGGCTACGCATCGGTGCGCCGGCACAGTTCACAACCGCGTCTGCTGCTTGAGAGTCGAGGACGAGGGTGACGCGGGGGTGAGTCCGGAGGATCGAGGCCGGCACGGATTCTGTCACCGGGCCGCGCAGGGCCTTCAGCACCGGAGCGGCCTTGGCCGCGCCGGATGCCATGACCATCAGATGGCCGGCCTCCATGATCGTGCCGAGACCCTGCGTCACCGCGCGGCGCGGTACCTCATCCGGGGTGTCGAAGAACCGGGCGTTGTCAGCCCGGGTAGTCGCGGTGAGGCTCACGACCCTGGTGCGGGAGTCGAAGGCCGAGCCGGGCTCGTTGAAGGCGAGATGGCCGTTGCGCCCGATCCCGAGGATCTGGAGCCCGATCCGTGCCCGGCTGATCATGCGGTCGTAGCGGGCGCACTCCTCCTCCAATTCGGCCGAGCAGACGTCGGGCGAGAACAGGTGGGCGGGTCGGAGGCCGACCTGTCCGGTCAACTCGCTGCGGACGACGTTGCGGTACAGCTGCGGATGGTCGGGATCGAGCCCCACGTACTCGTCGAGCAGGAAGGCTCGGGCCGCGGCAAACGAGAACGCCTCCTCGCGGTAACGGCGGACCAGTTCCCGGTAGAGGGGCTGCACGGACGCGCCGGTAGCCAGGCCGAGCACCGGCGAGTGAGTGGAAGCGAGGAACGCCTGGACGATATCCGCCGCGCGGCCGGCCATTACATCGCTGTCCGAGGCGACGATGACCTCCACTTGCAGCGCAGTCCTTCGCAGCCGGACTACTCGACCCGGGGGGTGCGCCCGTCCGGTGTGGGAGGGTGCTCTGCGGACGGGCTCCCGGACCGGGCGGACCGACCTGCGCCGGCCTTCACGGGCTCGAACCTACCCGAGGCTCTCCTGCCGGGGACTCGGTGGCCCGCGCGCCGGTGATGAAAGCCACCAGGTCGTCCTGCGTCGCCTGGCTGACGTCGACCTCCGCCGTTTTGCGGCCCTGTCGTAGCACCACGGCCGTGTCGCACACCGCCGTGACCCGGTCCATGTTGTGTGTTATGAGCAGCACCGCCACGTTCGCGTCCCGCAGCGTCCGGATCAGGTCCAGCACCCGGCGGGCCTGCTCGACGCCCAACGCCGCGGCGGGCTCGTCCAGGAGCACGATCCGCTGACCCCAGGCCACCGCCCTGCCGATGGCGATGGCCTGACGCTGACCGCCTGACAGCAGGCCGACCGGCTTGCGCAGCGACGGGAGCGCGATGCCGAGACGGGCCAGGGTCTCGCCGCACTCCTCTTGCATGCGCCGCTTGTTCAGCAACCCCAACCGAGACCCGAACCGCCCGCCGCGCGTGTACTCCCGGTTCAGGAAAAGGTTCTCGGCCACGTTCAGCGTGTCGATGAGCGACAGATCCTGGTGGACGGACTCGACGCCCAGCGAGCGGGCCACATCCGGAGAGGAGATCCGATGCTCGGCCCCGTCGATGCGTATGCTGCCCGAGTCCGGCTGGTATATCCCGGCCAGGCACTTCACGAGCGTCGACTTACCGGCCCCGTTGTCACCCAGCAGCGCCGTCACCCGTCCACTGTGAAGATCGAGAGAAACGCCATCCAGTGCCTGCACGGCCCGGAACGCCTTCGACAGGTTCCGTACCTCGAGGGCGGGAGAGGTCATCCCTGCCGCTCCGGTATCGGGTCGCCCAGGGTGTTCCAGACGCCGGACACCACCGGGGTGGCCGTCCGGGCGCCCGTCAATCCCACCACGCAGGCCCGAGTCACGAAGGCCTGAACACGGAAGCCGCAGATCACCGTGTCCCCCTCCTCGACGGTGCGGGATGCCGGTGGATGGAGCCTCGCGTAGTAATCGATGCCGGCCGGGTCGGGCATGTCGAGAGGCACCGGCTCGGTGGACGCGTCCTCGGGGGCGGCCGCCACGAGTGCCCGTGCGCCGTACGGGTCGAAGACCGGGTCGACGTAGAAGCCGCCGCCGAAGCACAGCGGAACGCCCTGGTGCAGGTGGGCGACCTCGGTGAGGTAGAGGGCGGCGGGCTGTTCGGGTAGCTCCTCCACCGCGTGCAGCGGCGTCGAACCGGTCAGGCCGTGGCCGGGTTCCACCTGAGTAGCCCCGATGTCCGCCAGCAGATCGAGGACCGCAGTGGACGTAGTGCCGGGAGCGTTGACCTCGATGCGGGCCCCGTCCCCGAGCGTGCGGGCGGCCACCTCCACTCCCCGGGCGAGGGTCTCTACGTTGGGAGTGGCGGCCACTTTCCTGGTCTCCTTGTCGTAGAGAAGCGCGGGGAAGGTGGTGATACCGGCGAACCGCAGCCCGTCGGTGCGGTTCACGAAGGCGATGGCGGCCGGTAACTCGTCGATGTGGAACCCCCCTTCGTGCCCGGGGTAGAAGGTGTCACCCTCGTTCCAGATCCGGAGAAGCACATCCTGGGTCCGTCCGAGCCTCGCCACCGCGCGGGAGGCCTCCGACGCCTTGGTGCGGGAGAAGATGGTCCAGTACTCGGGGGCCATGCCGGCCGCCTCACCGGTCTCCCCCCGCGCGATCTGGACGAGATGCCCCAGATTGCCCAGCCTGTGCCCGCCGGCCACGATGGGCCGGGCACAGGCCATGTCGACCGCCACGTAACCGTCGGCGCCGCCCCGGGTTATCGCATCCAACGCACCCCCGGCACGGCCCAACTGCTTGCTCATCGCATAGACGGTGAGGCCCCGGCGGTGGGCCTGGACCGAGAAGTAGCGGGTGTTGGCCTCGATCGTGTCGAGATCCAGGACGTAGCTGTTGGCGGGGATGCTCCCCTCCTGGTGGAGCCGGATGGCCGCCTCTACGAAGGGCCGGTTACGCGTCAGAAGTGTCCTCAGGAACATCGTCACTCAACTTTCTTGCGGTGCTCGCATGCTGAGCGCCACGGCGAGGATGATGATGACGCCGCGGGCGATCAGCTGGTCCGCCACCTCCAGCCCCATCAGGATCAGCCCGTTGTTGAGCATCGCCATGATGACCGCCCCGGTCACCGCCCCCGCGATCGAGGCGCGCCCCCCGAACAGGCTGGTGCCACCTATGACGACCGCCGCGATCACGGTCAGCAGGTCGTTCTCGCCCAGGTCGTGGCGGCCGATGGCCAGCCGTCCTGCCAGCAACACCCCCGCGAAGGCGGCGGCGGTGGCGCTCGCCACCAGCGCGCTGACCCTGATGCGGTCCGTGTTGAGCCCGGATGCGTTAGCCGACTCCCGGTTCGCCCCCGTGGCCAGGACGTGGCGGCCCCAGCGCAGGTGGTGTAGCGCGAAGTGGCCCAGCGCGAACACGATGATCGTCCAGACGACCAGGGACGAGACCGGGCCCAACGAGCCGGCGCCGAACAGAGCCGAGAAGGTGTCGTCCCGGATCGGCATCGACTGGAGGTTGTTCACGTTGCGGGCGATGCCGCTGATGATGCCCAGCGTGCCCAGGGTGACCAGGAAGGAGGGAATCCGGACCTTGACGGTGATCAGACCGTTGAACAGGCCGACTACGACCCCGGTGGCCACCGCCGCGGCGGCACCCGCCAGGAACCCGTGATCGCCCACCACCACCGCCGCCACCAGGGAGGAGAGCGCCACCGTGGACCCCACCGACAGGTCGATCTCCGCGGACGCCAGGGCGAAGGCCATCCCCACCGCCATCACCGCGATGGGCGCAGCCTGGCGGCCGATGTTCAGCAGGTTGGAAGTGCTGAGAAACCCGTCGTCCCACAGGAACAGGGCGAAGACGGCGAGGATCGAGACGAAGGCCAGGTAAACGACGTACTGTCGAAACCCGCCATCGTCGCCTTGGCGTGCCCGCAACCGCATCGACCTGGCTACGGCTCGAAGCGGCTTACGGACCGCCTTCACTTCCGGCAGTTCCTTCGGACACTCGGACGTCTACAGCCTATCCGCCGAGGGCTTGCATGACTTCGGTTGGTGGGTCGGTTGCCAGAGATTGGCGGTAGGCGTCGACGATGTTGTCAGCGGTGACCTTGATGGCGGGAACGACCACGAAGGGAGGCGCCGGCTTGCCGACCAGGCCGTAGGCGCCCTCGAGAGCCATCGTCCGGCCCAGCGCATAAGCCTCGTCAGCGGCGATCCCCACGATGTTGCCACCCTCCACCAGATCCAACGACACGTTCGTGTCCAAGTCGAGCGTCACCACCGCCACATCGGAAGCGCCCGCCGCCCGCAAAGCCGCCAACACACCATCGGCCGGCCCAGCCGACCACGGCGCGTAGATGCCGTTGAGGTCAGGATTGCGGGTCAACAACGACGCCGCGATCTCCTCAGCAGCCGCCGGGTCCGCCAAACCCTGGGAATCGACGATCTCGATGCCCGGATAAGCAGCCTCGATCCAGGCCTTGAACGCCTGATCCCGCTGATTCGTCACGTAATAGGCAGCATCATGGAAGATGAACCCCACCTTTCCCTGACCCCCCAACGCGTCAGCCAGCAGATCGGCCGCAGCGATACCCATCGCCGCCAGGTCATCGGTCACCACCCCGACATAGTCGGTCCCATGCACGTATCCCTCGGGCACGTTGCTCAAGAACACCAGCTGCACGCCCGCGTCCACAGCCGGGCGGAACGCCTCCGCGCCCGACACCGGATCCAGAACCAAGCTGATAATGATGTCAGGGTTCTGAGCCATCACCGTCTCCACGTCGTTGGCCTGCTGCGCCGCGTCGAACTGCGCGTTGGTCTCAGCAATGACCTCGATACCCAACTCGGCGAACGCGTCCCGAGCTCCCTGGCTCACCGCATCAGTGAACGCACCCGCGGTATGCCACAACAACGCAGCCGTGTAACCACCCGCCTTCACCTCAGCGATCTCATCCGCCGAAAGCGCAATCTCACCCGACGGCGTAGCCGACTCACCCCCCGGCCCCCGAGTCACAGGCGCCACCGGCGCAGCAGGCGCCTC
This bacterium DNA region includes the following protein-coding sequences:
- a CDS encoding dihydrodipicolinate synthase family protein; the encoded protein is MAKEFRGSYTVSVTPFTEDASGIDFGALKNFLDWQLEVGVPGIIALGSTGEFLTVSDEERRQIVETYVNHIDGRMPVIIGTMNAHTPNAVRHSRQAEDLGADGVMIIPPYYYTPTDDEIFRYYEAIDAAISIPIMLYNNPVTSNVDMSAKLQAKLCLELESVQYVKESSMHLSRVPEVIEASGGRMKVYAGEWVVDSYLLGAIGYVNPFGNYLPRASGRIFELLEAGRIDDARAIWRPIDRIEHAIAEGHPTYGHQCYSKALAAAVGHPMGDVRAPLTTYAELGEEGRERMARLMPLVEEADSLAESFGL
- a CDS encoding FAD-dependent oxidoreductase — protein: MRVGVPGVEPPAESVRLTFEGHPVEGVVGDTLASALVADGEMGLREAVDGGRRGVFCGMGACHECAVVVDDRPGTLACMTGVEDGQEVSLQPAAPGPPDVSPGDRPRRELSPTVLVVGGGPGGLSVASVIAGHGVDVVVIDERSKLGGQFYKQPPPERAIDDSRIDSQYRAGRKLIARAHEAGVRFLNDVTLWGAFAPDSLAARSEDCDWVFRPRRLVLATGAHERPVPIPGWTLPGVMTTGAAQTLLRSSQVAPGERVVLSGNGPLNMQVAAELVRAGVEVVALAEQADLRWWRNLGSGAGMLAAAPELVAKGFSYRTTLARVPVIDRASVVEIRGDERAEAAVVARLDAFGSPVPGTEREFAADAVCLGYGFIPANEISRALGCDHRYDPGSGTLVAVRTATGRTSLDSVWVVGDAGGINGAYVATALGAIAGGDVLADLGAVSPDHLDRALSPVRKTLLRHRRFQHHLRGLYRAEPLTTELAHDTTLVCRCESVTLGELREAAAGGATSAGATKRLTRAGMGKCQGRYCSPSVLAVAAEASGLALGEFSGFAPQAPIRPVSIGEVAGTAIAPD
- the gcvPB gene encoding aminomethyl-transferring glycine dehydrogenase subunit GcvPB, coding for MTTNGLRKYHAAVWDEPLVMEMGAPGRRGQLFPVDEPDLDGVVGDTSDLIPESLRRGRPADLPELSEPEVLRHYLHLSQEVLGMMGISLFGTCTMKYNPRVTEALTRQPFVAETHPDQDVETLQGTLEVIHGLDRMLRDLTGMDQFVFQPGGGADAAFLHATVTRAYHEARGDLAQRREIITTVQAHPCNPATAAAAGFDVINLPLEEKGYASVEALRAAASERTAALMVNNPDDIGIYNPHIKEWVDIVHSVGGLCFYDTANFNGVMGRIRARDLGFDACMMMLHKTFGAPKAGGGPAVGAYGCSEELAPYLTAPVVVKGDDGAFAIRVPEHAGSTQVREYLGNIPVIIKAYSWLRALGAAGVKEAADLSLLANNYMETRLLRIPGVSKGLPHLDEYRMEMTRYSLGELTEETGVTTVDVANRMVDYGVDAFWMSHEPWFIPEPFTPEAGEMWSVEDLDYWIDVIAAICEEARTDPELVKTAPHNQPIHRVVGSGLDDPDRWATTWRAYRRKNGLEG
- the gcvPA gene encoding aminomethyl-transferring glycine dehydrogenase subunit GcvPA, translated to MANSTEETKKHMLNAIGAATVDELFEQIPDEHVTTRRFELPEPLVSEVELKRHMTGVLGKNEHCEDNLSFLGGGTWQHHVPAICDEIWTRSEFLTSVWGTGSSDLGRNQAWFEFASQLGELVGMEFVGLPVYSWGAAVGHSMRMATRMTGRGRVLVPALMDPQRLDVARTYAGFPEQEGHIEIAHVGYDPATGRLDLADLDSRLDDGVAAVYFENPAYLGVIEDRAAEIARMARAAGAETIVGVDPTSLGVIVPPSDYGADIAVGTTQPLGIHMNGGGGVGGFIATRDEERYAREYPTLQVSLTDTTHEGERAFGLALFQQSSYGSREDGKDWTGNSVYLWAIANAAYMSVLGPAGFEELGGAILRRSHYAARRLAAVPGVSLPWPTGFFKEFVVGFDGTGIPVAEINRRLRDHGIFGGRDLSSDFPDLGQSALYCVTEVHSRADIDRLTAALEEVTR
- a CDS encoding NAD(+)/NADH kinase, whose product is MEQAGPIRLGLIVNPIAGMGGSVGLHGTDGDTYRQAAALGAVPIAHRRAGRAVRLLADALPDLPILAGGCDMGETVAREAGFLPEVVPVRSGPTTSSDTRRVAARMLEGGVGLIAFAGGDGTARDIVAVVGTEVPVVGIPTGVKMHSAVFGNTPEAAGAMAARYLATPDKVPLTRREVLDAGDDPGHVAGFSVASVPFVRDLLQPGKATTALGDDASLDRLCKKLADEMAPDHLYVLGPGTTVARILDHLDLEGTLAGVDVVRDRRMVAANVTASELVALLSPGVPATIYLGVIGGQGFLLGRGNQQISPEVVSRVGEDNVTILAGEEKVSLLDPPVLRVDTGVEAARPVMLGYRRVHTAPGRSTVMKVVT
- a CDS encoding glucosamine-6-phosphate deaminase, with amino-acid sequence MEVIVASDSDVMAGRAADIVQAFLASTHSPVLGLATGASVQPLYRELVRRYREEAFSFAAARAFLLDEYVGLDPDHPQLYRNVVRSELTGQVGLRPAHLFSPDVCSAELEEECARYDRMISRARIGLQILGIGRNGHLAFNEPGSAFDSRTRVVSLTATTRADNARFFDTPDEVPRRAVTQGLGTIMEAGHLMVMASGAAKAAPVLKALRGPVTESVPASILRTHPRVTLVLDSQAADAVVNCAGAPMRSPTRQQP
- a CDS encoding ATP-binding cassette domain-containing protein, producing the protein MTSPALEVRNLSKAFRAVQALDGVSLDLHSGRVTALLGDNGAGKSTLVKCLAGIYQPDSGSIRIDGAEHRISSPDVARSLGVESVHQDLSLIDTLNVAENLFLNREYTRGGRFGSRLGLLNKRRMQEECGETLARLGIALPSLRKPVGLLSGGQRQAIAIGRAVAWGQRIVLLDEPAAALGVEQARRVLDLIRTLRDANVAVLLITHNMDRVTAVCDTAVVLRQGRKTAEVDVSQATQDDLVAFITGARATESPAGEPRVGSSP